The nucleotide window ATCCAGTACCAGTTCGGCGACGGGCCTTGCCTGCGCGCCGCCAGGGAAAAGGAAACCATCTACGTAGCCGATATTAAATCGGACGACCGTTGGCATGACTATGCAGACGCAGTGCTACAGCACGGAATCCGTTCGGTACTCGCGGTCCCCATACCCCTGGACGGGGAGGCAAATGCCGGGCTCAATCTGTATTCGCACGTAGTCGACAATTTCGACGAAGAGGCGATCAAGGCAGCGGAGACATTTGCCGGACAGGCTTCGAAAGGGCTGTCATTGTCCATACGCCTCACCCAGCAGGCCGAAACTGCCGCCCATCTAAAGGCTGCGATGGAGTCCCGTACGACGATAGACCTCGCGGTTGGCATCATTATGGGGCAGAACCGCTGCAGCCAGGACCGGGC belongs to Arthrobacter crystallopoietes and includes:
- a CDS encoding GAF and ANTAR domain-containing protein gives rise to the protein MDHGTADVSVHEYLQDLVLDSEDVGQFLNEFARFAAKSLSGSESEILCGVTLLRRKSAATVASSSEHAKNMDEIQYQFGDGPCLRAAREKETIYVADIKSDDRWHDYADAVLQHGIRSVLAVPIPLDGEANAGLNLYSHVVDNFDEEAIKAAETFAGQASKGLSLSIRLTQQAETAAHLKAAMESRTTIDLAVGIIMGQNRCSQDRAFEILRSASSSRNVKLRDIAAGIVASTGQSDPATHFDP